GAGGGACGGTGCTGTTCCCTTCAATATAAATCTGGGTAACTTCCTCATCCCAGGCGTGATTGTAATCCGAGATTTTTTTGCGGTAATCGGCAGCAACTTCAAAGTCGCCAAGCAGATCTGAAAGTTCTTCCAGAATCACTTTTGCATCACCAATTACCGGTAATGCGGCGTGTTTGAATGCGTCGAATTCACTTATATTAATGTTAATGAATTTAACATCCGGATTTTTAAATATGGATTTTGAGGCTGTGGTGAAATCGCTGTAACGAGTACCAATTCCAATCACCACGTCCGCTTCATTGGAAATTTCGATTGCATATTTTGTTCCCGTTGCGCCAAGGCCGCCAATGCTGTAAGGCTCATCAAATTTAACAGCGCCTTTTCCGGCAAAGGTTTCACCAACAGGAATCCCCGTTTTTGTAGCAAAATCATGAAGAATTCCGTCAGCTCCGCTGTAAATCGCACCGCCACCCGCGACGATCACAGGTTTTTTAGAAGCACGAATCCATTCAGCTGCTTTTTTCAAAGTTGGCAGGTCTGGGCGTGGACGACCTACATGCCATACTCTTTTCCTGAAAAGATCTTCCGGAAAATCATATGCATGTGTTTGCACATCCTGTGGCATCGAAAGTGTTACCGCTCCCATTTCAGCCTGTGAAGTAAGGACACGCATAACTTCGGGTAGTGAGTAAATCAGCTGCTCCGGACGGTTAATTCTGTCCCAGTATTTGGATACGGGTTTGAAGCAATCGTTCACAGAAATATCCTGCGTGGAAGCACTTTCCAATTGTTGTAAAACCGGATTTGGTTCGCGGGTTGAAAAAATATCACCCGGCAATAACAAAACAGGCAAACGATTAATCGTCGCCAACGCGGCGCCTGTAATCATGTTGGTGGCACCCGGACCTATGGAGGTTGTGCAAACAAAAGCTCCGAGACGGTTTTTTAATTTTGCATAAGCCACGGCGGTATGCACCATGGATTGCTCATTACGACATTGATAATAACGGAAATCAGGATTTTGTTGTAAGGCCTGACCTAATCCAGCCACGTTTCCATGACCGAATATTCCGAAACATCCGCCGAAATAGGGTTCTTCAATACCATCGCGTTCGATGTATTGATTTTTTAGAAATGTTATTGTAGCCTGGGCTACGGTTAATCTTCTGGTCATGGTTTTGAGGAATATTTTGATGATTTTAAGAAGTGTTTGCTTAGGGAGAGTATCGAATTTAGGATTGGAATCGTTTAGGATTGCGGTGCGCTGCACCTTAGGATCACGGGCGGAGCCGGTTCTATTCTACAAATATTCAGGTGCGCTGCACTAGTTAATTGATGGTGCAGAGCACCTGAATATTTGTAGGGAGACCGTGTTAATCCTGAATTGTAAAGGTGCAGCGCACCGTAATAATTCCACCGAAATCTTCTATATCAATCTAATACAAAAACTCATCCGCCTGCCCAACACACCCGAGCAATTCAAATTTCTTTAACATGAAACGCTTATATTCTTCCATGAAAATCTTTCCTGGTGTTGTCGGAGCGAATTCGTCAGGATGATCCCGGAAAAATTCGCGGTTCACCATCGTCCATAATAATCGGGTATCGGTTGCGATATTAATTTTACAAATTCCCAAAGGAATTGCTCTCAAAATCTCTTCTTCCTGAACACCTTTGGCGTCTGTTTTAAGATTTCCTCCTGCTGCATTAATTCGCGCAACAACCTCTGAGCTTACGTTAGAACCGCCGTGTAATACCAAGGGAAATCCAGGCAAACGTTTTTGAATTTCTTCAAGAATATGGAATTGCAAACCTTGTCCGCCTGAAAATTTATAGGCACCATGACTGGTCCCAACGGCAATTGCCAGACTGTCACAACCCGTGGCATTAACAAAATCGACAACTTGCTGAGGATTGGTATATGAAGAATGTTCAGCATCCACAGTTAAATCATCCTCGACACCCGCCAAAACACCAAGTTCAGCTTCCACGCTAATTCCATTCGCATGTGCTCTGTTCACAACTTCCTTCGTTCTGGCGACATTTTTTTCAAAATTATCATGCGATGCATCGATCATCACCGAACTGTATCCACCGCTTCCAATGGCATCCCAAATATGCTCTTCAACGCCGTGGTCAACATGAACAGCAAAAACCGTTTGCGGATATAATCTGGCGGCCGACTGGATCATAGAAAGCAGCATATCTGCTTTGGCATAATCTCTTGCAAAAGGCGTGGTTTGCACGATGAAAGGTGCATCCGCTTCTTGCGCTGCGGCAAATAATCCATGTATTTCTTCCATGAAAAATACGTTGACCGCAGGAATTGCGTAGCGGCCGTAGCATTTATCAAAGAGTTGTTTGGTCGTCAAAAGCATAATAAATCAGTTAATAAATCCGCAGCATTTCAGCAATTCGATCTTACCAAAACACACTGTAAAGAGCGCCAAGAATACCAAAAATCAGGATCGAGGTGATCATAAATCCGGTGCTGACTTTGAACATGGAACGTTCAATTTCAAGTCCTTTCGGATTATTCTTACTTTTCGGATCAAGTAATGTTACCACGACAATCACAGCAACTAGAATCAAAAAGATTATTCCCATACGGTTCAAAAACGGAATTTCTTCATACCAGAATTTAAAGGCTGTTGAAAGTGGAATTGTTAAAAGAGCCGCTACCAAAGCTGCATTTCCAGTCGTTCTTTTCCAGAAAAAACCCAGAAAGAAAATCGCAAAAACCCCCGGGGTGATGAAACTTGAATATTCCTGAATAAACTGATACGCTTGTTCCAGAACCCGAAGTTGCGGAGCGATTAAAGCTGCGATACCCATGGAAGTCCATATAGCATAACGACCAACACGGATCAGGTGCTTTTCTGTGGCATCAGGTTTGATATATTCTCTGTAAATATCCAGCGTAAAAATCGTGGAAATACTATTTGCTTTTCCGGCAAGTGAAGCCACGATTGCAGCCGTCAAAGCCGCAAAGGCCATTCCTTTTAATCCGGATGGTAACAAATCTAGCAAAACTGGATAAGCGTGATCCGGTTTTACAATGCCATTCGCATCTAGCATTTCGGTTTGAAACATTCCGTTTTGAAAAAGCACATACGCTGCAATTCCCGGAATTACTACGATAATAGGAATGATCAGTTTCAAACCGGCAGCAAACAAAAGTCCTTTTCTGGCGGTTGGAAGACTGGCTCCAAGTGTACGCTGTATAATGTATTGGTTACAACCAAAATAATTCAGGTTATTAATCCACATCGCACCAATAATTACAGATAATCCCGGCAGATCTTTATAGTAAGGATTGTCTTTTTTCAGGATCATATGAAAATGCGGTTCGGCCTGCGTTTTCAACGTACCAAACGCACTGAAAACATTTGGATTTCCAAACTGTTTCGCCACAAGATCCATGGCAAGATAGGTTGTCACTAAACCTCCTGCAATGAGTACAACTACTTGAATTACATCTGTATAACCAATTACTTTCATTCCGCCTACAGTGATGATGATCGCAAAAACGGCCAGTGCTCCAATTGCCCAGGTAAAGTCAATTCCGGCTGTAACTTCCAGAGCAAGCGCTCCGAGATACAGAATTGAAGTCAGGTTAACGAACACATATAAAAGAAGCCAGAATACCGCCATCGTCGTCGCTACGACCGGATTATACCGTTGCCGTAGAAACTGCGGCATGGTATAAATCTTGTTTTTCAAATAAATCGGCACAAAGAAAATAGCAACAACTACCAGCGTGGCGGCTGCCATCCATTCGTAAGATGCTATGGCCAGGCCTATTGCAAATCCTGATCCCGACATGCCAATAAAATGCTCTGCCGAAATATTGGAAGCGATCAAGGAAGCGCCAATGGCCCAGAATGTCAATGAACCTTCTGCTAAAAAGTAATCGGTAGAACTTGATTCGTTACTTGATTTCTTTTTATAAATCCAAAAACCATAAGACGAAACACCAATAAAATAAATGAAAAATACGACGTAATCAAGCAACTGCAGGCCTTGTTTCATGGGGTTGGTTTAGGGTATAATCTTCTTACACCAATGTATGACTAATAACTTCTTCCAACTTCACCGGCCTTCCTTCTTGCAGCGATTTCATGGCCGCAATTCCAATTGCCGTAGCCATCAATCCGTCATGCGCGTCAACAGGGGAAGGAGTGTCATTGAGCACACAATTAACAAATGATTTCAGACAAACACGATAAGCCGTTTCATATCTTTCCAGGAAAAAATGCAACGGAAGTGAGATATGACCGCCATTGCTGTCGAAATGTACCAGATTATCAGCAGTGTTATTCTCAGCTTTGGCCATTCCTTTTGAGCCAAAAATTTCTAGTCGCTGATCGTAGCCATAGACTGCTTTTCGGCTGTTATCAATCACACCAATCGCTCCGTTTTCAAAAGTCAGTACAATCACCGCCGTATCAATATCTCCGAATTCTTTAATTTCCGGATTAATCAAGGCGTCGCCTTTTACAAAAACTTCGGTTACTTCTGAGCCTACAATATAACGCGCCATGTCAAAATCATGGATCGACATATCAAGGAAAATGCCGCCTGAAGTTTTCAAGTATTCGATAGGAGGTGGTCCCGGGTCACGGCTTGTGATACGCAGTATCTGCGGATCACCAATTTTATCGTCAGCCACGATATGACGAACATTTGCAAAGTTTGCATCAAAACGACGGTTGAAACCAAGCATTAATTTAACGCCATTGTCGCTAACCGCTTTTTGCGCTGCGTAAATCGCATCCAGAGTTACATCCAATGGCTTTTCACAAAAAACGTGTTTTTTCTGATTCGCTGCTGCAACCGTGTAAGGGACGTGAAAAGGAGTAGGAGAGCAGATGATAACCGCCTCTACATCCGGATGATTGATAACGTCATAGGCATCTGTCGTCACCTCTTCCACCCCCAGATTCTTAGCAAAAGCGTGCGATTCCGGCGAAAGATCCGACGCAATAACTACTTCCGCACCAGGTATGTGATGCAGCAGATTGCTCAGGTGTATCTGCCCGATACGCCCCAATCCAATCACCCCGATTTTTAATTTCTTTGACATGCGTTTTTAGGTTTTAGCGGTTGGCGTTTAGCAATTAACTTTCCCCAATCCGAACTTGGTTAGTTTCTTATTTCAATAGTTATGGTGTCAATCTCAATTATCCGGGGAAAAAGCCGAAAGCTGATCGCCGACTGCTGAAAGCCCACTCAGAATTTCCGGTTCCACTCCTTCAACCACCGCTCAATCACCACTTTTGTCTGGGTGAAAAATTCTACCGCGTGATTTCCTTGACCGTGCAAATCGCCGTAGAAACTGTCTTTCCAGCCTGAGAATGGGAATTGTGCGACCGGAGCGGCAACACCGATGTTGATACCGATATTTCCCGCTTCTGCTTCGTGGCGGAATTTCCGGGCGTTTAATCCGCTGCTTGTGAAGATGCAAGCCATATTTCCGTAACGTCCGGAGTTGATAAAACGAATGGCTTCTTCGATGGTGTTGATGTGGACAAGGCTTAGTACCGGACCGAAAATTTCAGTCGCAGCCAGTTCGCCGTCCAGTGGAATATCTTCAATAATCGTTGGTTCGATAAAGTTACCATTTTCAAAACCTGGTACTTTGGCATTTCTGCCGTCGACTAACAATCGTCCGCCTTCGTTCAGACCTTTATCAATTAAATGATTCACTCGGTTTTTACTTTCAGCACTGATCACCGGACCCATTTGAACGTCACTTTCAAGTCCGAATCCCGTTTTACGGTTTTTCGCAGATTCCACCAGACTTTCTGTAATATCCTTATGTTCGCCAACCGTGATGATCGTCGAAGCAGCAAGGCAACGCTGACCAGCGCATCCGTAAACACTGTCGATCACGATTTGCGTGGTCATATCAATATCAGCATCCGGCAAAACAATAACAGGATTTTTTGCTCCACCCTGCGCCTGAACACGTTTTCCATGGGCTGCGCCTTTGGAATAAACATATTTGGCAACCGTAGAAGAACCGACAAAACTGATTCCTTTAATAACCGGATGTTCCAACAAAGCATCTACAACTTCTCTTCCCCCCTGAACAAGATTCAAAACACCTTTTGGCAAATCCAGTTTTTCCATCAAAGCGACGATTTTTGTCATCGTTAACGGTACTTTTTCAGAAGGTTTGATGATATAGCTGTTTCCGCAAGCAAGGGCATATGGCAAAAACCAGAATGTTATCATTCCCGGAAAGTTGAACGGCGCAATACAGGCGCAAGGGCCAAGCGGCTGACGAATCATATATTCATCAATTCCTTTGGCAATATCTTCGGAGAATTCACCCTGCATCAAAGCCGGCATTCCGCAGGCATTTTCAACATTTTCAATCGCCCGAACCATTTCCGCTTTCGCTTCCA
The nucleotide sequence above comes from Dyadobacter subterraneus. Encoded proteins:
- the iolG gene encoding inositol 2-dehydrogenase; amino-acid sequence: MSKKLKIGVIGLGRIGQIHLSNLLHHIPGAEVVIASDLSPESHAFAKNLGVEEVTTDAYDVINHPDVEAVIICSPTPFHVPYTVAAANQKKHVFCEKPLDVTLDAIYAAQKAVSDNGVKLMLGFNRRFDANFANVRHIVADDKIGDPQILRITSRDPGPPPIEYLKTSGGIFLDMSIHDFDMARYIVGSEVTEVFVKGDALINPEIKEFGDIDTAVIVLTFENGAIGVIDNSRKAVYGYDQRLEIFGSKGMAKAENNTADNLVHFDSNGGHISLPLHFFLERYETAYRVCLKSFVNCVLNDTPSPVDAHDGLMATAIGIAAMKSLQEGRPVKLEEVISHTLV
- the iolD gene encoding 3D-(3,5/4)-trihydroxycyclohexane-1,2-dione acylhydrolase (decyclizing) is translated as MTRRLTVAQATITFLKNQYIERDGIEEPYFGGCFGIFGHGNVAGLGQALQQNPDFRYYQCRNEQSMVHTAVAYAKLKNRLGAFVCTTSIGPGATNMITGAALATINRLPVLLLPGDIFSTREPNPVLQQLESASTQDISVNDCFKPVSKYWDRINRPEQLIYSLPEVMRVLTSQAEMGAVTLSMPQDVQTHAYDFPEDLFRKRVWHVGRPRPDLPTLKKAAEWIRASKKPVIVAGGGAIYSGADGILHDFATKTGIPVGETFAGKGAVKFDEPYSIGGLGATGTKYAIEISNEADVVIGIGTRYSDFTTASKSIFKNPDVKFININISEFDAFKHAALPVIGDAKVILEELSDLLGDFEVAADYRKKISDYNHAWDEEVTQIYIEGNSTVPPIDQAIVIGTLNNFMGRRDVMINASGSAPGDLHKLWRATDPKNFHLEYGFSCMGYEIAAGLGAKMADPTRDVYVICGDGGYLMNNHEIVTSIQEGVKFTILLLNNNGYASIGGLSESIGSERFGTMYNYRDENSGQLSGDFLPVDLAKNAESLGAIVIKATDRTSLEAALEQSKINTTTTVIYIETSLYRTVKGYNAWWEVPIAEVSESASVQKAYDTYVENKKTQRIFL
- a CDS encoding class II fructose-bisphosphate aldolase codes for the protein MLLTTKQLFDKCYGRYAIPAVNVFFMEEIHGLFAAAQEADAPFIVQTTPFARDYAKADMLLSMIQSAARLYPQTVFAVHVDHGVEEHIWDAIGSGGYSSVMIDASHDNFEKNVARTKEVVNRAHANGISVEAELGVLAGVEDDLTVDAEHSSYTNPQQVVDFVNATGCDSLAIAVGTSHGAYKFSGGQGLQFHILEEIQKRLPGFPLVLHGGSNVSSEVVARINAAGGNLKTDAKGVQEEEILRAIPLGICKINIATDTRLLWTMVNREFFRDHPDEFAPTTPGKIFMEEYKRFMLKKFELLGCVGQADEFLY
- a CDS encoding sodium/sugar symporter translates to MKQGLQLLDYVVFFIYFIGVSSYGFWIYKKKSSNESSSTDYFLAEGSLTFWAIGASLIASNISAEHFIGMSGSGFAIGLAIASYEWMAAATLVVVAIFFVPIYLKNKIYTMPQFLRQRYNPVVATTMAVFWLLLYVFVNLTSILYLGALALEVTAGIDFTWAIGALAVFAIIITVGGMKVIGYTDVIQVVVLIAGGLVTTYLAMDLVAKQFGNPNVFSAFGTLKTQAEPHFHMILKKDNPYYKDLPGLSVIIGAMWINNLNYFGCNQYIIQRTLGASLPTARKGLLFAAGLKLIIPIIVVIPGIAAYVLFQNGMFQTEMLDANGIVKPDHAYPVLLDLLPSGLKGMAFAALTAAIVASLAGKANSISTIFTLDIYREYIKPDATEKHLIRVGRYAIWTSMGIAALIAPQLRVLEQAYQFIQEYSSFITPGVFAIFFLGFFWKRTTGNAALVAALLTIPLSTAFKFWYEEIPFLNRMGIIFLILVAVIVVVTLLDPKSKNNPKGLEIERSMFKVSTGFMITSILIFGILGALYSVFW
- a CDS encoding CoA-acylating methylmalonate-semialdehyde dehydrogenase gives rise to the protein MEKLQNYINGRWVDSHSSEFTNVLNPASQEILMQVPTGNAQDVADAAQAAHEGFQEWRSTPVSKRVQYLFKLKTLLEDNIDDIAKTITLESGKTFLEAKAEMVRAIENVENACGMPALMQGEFSEDIAKGIDEYMIRQPLGPCACIAPFNFPGMITFWFLPYALACGNSYIIKPSEKVPLTMTKIVALMEKLDLPKGVLNLVQGGREVVDALLEHPVIKGISFVGSSTVAKYVYSKGAAHGKRVQAQGGAKNPVIVLPDADIDMTTQIVIDSVYGCAGQRCLAASTIITVGEHKDITESLVESAKNRKTGFGLESDVQMGPVISAESKNRVNHLIDKGLNEGGRLLVDGRNAKVPGFENGNFIEPTIIEDIPLDGELAATEIFGPVLSLVHINTIEEAIRFINSGRYGNMACIFTSSGLNARKFRHEAEAGNIGINIGVAAPVAQFPFSGWKDSFYGDLHGQGNHAVEFFTQTKVVIERWLKEWNRKF